From a single Pongo pygmaeus isolate AG05252 chromosome 12, NHGRI_mPonPyg2-v2.0_pri, whole genome shotgun sequence genomic region:
- the SPR gene encoding sepiapterin reductase has translation MEGGLGRAVCLLTGASRGFGRTLAPLLASLLSPGSVLVLNARNDEALRQLEAELGAERSGLRVVRVPADLGTEAGLQQLLGALRELPRPEGLQRLLLINNAGSLGDVSKGFVDQSDSTQVNNYWALNLTSMLCLTSSVLKAFPASPGLNRTVVNISSLCALQPFKGWALYCAGKAARDMLFQVLALEEPNVRVLNYAPGPLDTDMQQLARETSMDPDMRKGLQELKAKGKLVDCKVSAQKLLSLLQKDEFKSGAHMDFYDK, from the exons ATGGAGGGAGGCCTGGGGCGTGCTGTGTGCTTGCTGACCGGGGCCTCCCGCGGCTTCGGCCGGACGCTGGCCCCGCTCCTGGCCTCGCTGCTGTCGCCCGGCTCCGTGCTTGTTCTTAACGCCCGCAACGACGAGGCACTGCGGCAGCTGGAGGCCGAGCTGGGCGCCGAGCGGTCTGGCCTGCGCGTGGTGCGGGTGCCCGCCGACCTGGGCACCGAGGCCGGCTTGCAGCAGCTGCTCGGAGCCCTGCGCGAGCTCCCCCGGCCCGAGGGGCTGCAGCGACTGCTGCTTATCAACAACGCGG GCTCTCTTGGGGATGTGTCCAAAGGCTTCGTGGACCAGAGTGACTCCACGCAAGTGAACAACTACTGGGCGCTGAACTTGACCTCCATGCTCTGCCTGACTTCCAGCGTCCTAAAGGCCTTCCCGGCCAGTCCTGGCCTCAACAGAACGGTGGTTAACATCTCATCCCTCTGTGCCCTGCAACCTTTCAAAGGCTGGGCGCTGTACTGTGCAGGAAAGGCTGCTCGTGATATGCTGTTCCAGGTCCTGGCGCTGGAGGAACCTAATGTGAGGGTGCTGAACTATGCCCCAG GTCCTCTGGACACAGACATGCAGCAGTTGGCCCGGGAGACCTCCATGGACCCAGACATGCGAAAAGGGCTGCAGGagctgaaggcaaaggggaagctggTGGATTGCAAGGTGTCAGCCCAGAAACTGCTGAGCTTACTGCAAAAGGACGAGTTCAAGTCTGGAGCCCACATGGACTTCTATGACAAATAA